One segment of Alnus glutinosa chromosome 2, dhAlnGlut1.1, whole genome shotgun sequence DNA contains the following:
- the LOC133860744 gene encoding G-type lectin S-receptor-like serine/threonine-protein kinase At4g03230 isoform X3, with product MVSQRRNINYILSAANCLLSSTFFLLIILLLCSCPKRTQGLEADKCVDCYARDTLKRGEWITLKHEETLVSSGERFELGFFNATGSASPERYVGIWYKWDKQTVVWVANRDSPVLNDSPGVSFGIAEDGKLKVWDFNTRKVYWTAGVENYRSTNRNLKLMNSGNLVLRDEQYATTLWESFQYPTDTFLPDMKMDEELTLTSWRGDGDPGSGNFTFKQDQEGEDRYVISKKTGDYWRSWMSGKFLSSDEMPNFPNAVAKLLSNDSNCVTRPGYTRCSSVFSNTRLVMNYNGELQYLNWDVDKQNWSLIWREPEDECSIYNGCGKFGSCNINNRLVCKCLPGFQPTFQANWDSRDFLGKQMCTRNSTSSDKGDMFLSLTMMKVGSPDFDFKVKNETECRKDYCLDNSECQAYAYDTTGTDICWIWTSDLSNLQEEYTNGGHNLFVRVPKSVIESTVRNCEPCGTNLIPYPLSTSPNCGDPMYFSFYCNTSSGQVSFKAPSGTYRVATINPSTQKIVIQVKQVENPNARNSGGNLHLNQSLPFNATMNFTFSSNFRSEDEAEVEISWAPPQEPSCTSSRDCKDWPNSTCNITSDGKRCLCNLNFRWNGSTLNCTGDQKSRMSLDWEMRFKIIFGIARGLVYLHHDSRLRIIHRDLKTSNILLDEEMDPKISDFGLARMIEGKEIGANTTRLAGTYGYMSPEYALNGLFSVKSDVFSFGVVLLEIISGKKNYLSKLDMSLIGYAWMLWVENKVLDLMDQTLREVCNADQFVKCVNIGLLCVQEDPNDRPTISTVVTMLDSETVTVPKPKGPVFVQRKGLSSTASSSTRPDTYTASTSSLEGTW from the exons ATGGTAAGCCAAAGAAGAAACATCAACTACATATTGTCTGCAGCTAATTGCTTGCTGTCTTCCACTTTCTTCTTGTTGATCATACTCTTGTTGTGTTCATGTCCAAAGAGAACACAAGGTTTGGAAGCCGACAAGTGTGTGGATTGCTATGCTAGAGATACTTTAAAGCGTGGCGAGTGGATTACTTTAAAGCATGAAGAAACGCTTGTCTCCAGTGGAGAAAGGTTTGAACTGGGATTCTTTAACGCTACGGGAAGCGCTAGCCCCGAAAGGTATGTCGGGATATGGTACAAATGGGATAAACAAACAGTTGTATGGGTTGCCAACAGAGACAGCCCAGTACTTAACGATTCCCCAGGAGTTTCTTTTGGAATTGCAGAAGATGGCAAGCTTAAGGTATGGGATTTCAATACTAGAAAAGTTTATTGGACAGCAGGTGTTGAGAATTATCGGTCTACAAATCGAAATTTGAAGCTCATGAATTCTGGAAACCTGGTCTTAAGGGATGAACAGTATGCGACGACTCTGTGGGAGAGCTTCCAATATCCAACTGACACATTTCTTCCAGATATGAAGATGGATGAAGAGTTGACGTTGACTTCATGGAGAGGTGATGGTGACCCGGGAAGTGGGAACTTCACGTTTAAGCAAGATCAAGAAGGAGAGGACCGCTACGTTATCTCAAAAAAGACAGGCGATTATTGGAGAAGTTGGATGTCAGGCAAGTTCTTGAGCTCAGATGAAATGCCCAATTTCCCGAATGCCGTAGCCAAGTTATTATCAAATGACAGCAACTGCGTGACGCGTCCCGGGTATACCAGATGTTCGTCGGTTTTTAGTAACACAAGGTTAGTGATGAATTATAACGGGGAATTACAGTATCTAAACTGGGATGTGGACAAGCAAAATTGGTCTTTGATATGGAGGGAGCCGGAAGACGAATGTAGCATTTACAATGGTTGTGGGAAATTCGGCAGCTGCAATATTAACAATAGGTTGGTATGCAAATGTTTGCCCGGATTCCAGCCTACTTTCCAGGCGAATTGGGATTCTAGAGATTTTTTGGGTAAGCAAATGTGCACCCGAAATTCGACATCATCTGACAAGGGCGACATGTTCTTGAGCTTAACGATGATGAAAGTGGGCAGCCCAGACTTTGATTTCAAAGTAAAGAATGAAACAGAATGCAGAAAAGACTACTGCCTTGACAACAGCGAGTGCCAAGCTTATGCATATGATACTACTGGGACCGACATCTGCTGGATTTGGACGTCGGATCTAAGTAATCTTCAAGAGGAGTACACAAACGGTGGTCATAACCTCTTTGTTCGCGTGCCCAAATCTGTTATAG AATCTACGGTTAGGAATTGTGAGCCTTGTGGCACAAACCTGATCCCCTATCCGCTGAGCACTAGTCCAAATTGCGGCGACCCCATGTACTTTAGTTTCTACTGCAACACCTCCTCAGGCCAGGTTAGCTTCAAGGCACCAAGTGGCACTTATCGTGTTGCTACTATCAATCCAAGTACACAAAAAATTGTCATCCAAGTCAAACAAGTAGAAAATCCTAATGCTAGAAATTCAGGAGGAAATCTGCATCTCAATCAGTCATTGCCATTTAATGCGACCATGAACTTCACTTTTTCTAGCAACTTTCGTTCTGAAGATGAAGCTGAAGTAGAGATTAGTTGGGCGCCCCCGCAGGAACCAAGCTGTACTTCATCTAGAGACTGCAAGGACTGGCCAAATTCAACTTGCAATATAACAAGTGATGGAAAGAGGTGCCTTTGCAACCTAAACTTCCGATGGAATGGCTCCACTTTAAATTGCACTGGAG ATCAAAAGTCACGCATGTCTTTGGACTGGGAGATGCGCTTCAAAATCATTTTCGGAATAGCTCGTGGGCTTGTTTATCTTCATCATGACTCCAGATTGAGGATCATCCATAGAGATTTGAAAACTAGCAACATTCTTTTAGATGAGGAGATGGATCCCAAAATATCTGACTTTGGCTTGGCAAGGATGATTGAAGGCAAAGAAATCGGGGCAAATACAACCAGACTAGCTGGAACTTA TGGCTATATGTCTCCGGAGTATGCATTAAATGGACTTTTCTCAGTCAAATCTGATGTTTTTAGCTTTGGTGTAGTTCTACTTGAGATTATAAGTGGAAAAAAGAATTATCTGTCGAAACTAGACATGAGCCTTATAGGTTAT GCATGGATGTTGTGGGTAGAAAACAAGGTGTTGGATTTAATGGACCAGACTCTACGTGAAGTTTGCAATGCAGATCAATTCGTGAAGTGCGTAAATATTGGACTCTTATGCGTACAAGAAGACCCAAATGACCGCCCCACCATTTCAACTGTTGTTACTATGCTTGACAGTGAAACTGTAACAGTTCCAAAACCGAAAGGGCCAGTTTTTGTTCAAAGAAAAGGCCTTTCCAGCACAGCTAGTTCTTCTACTAGACCGGACACATATACGGCATCAACTAGCAGTTTAGAAGGAACATGGTAA
- the LOC133860744 gene encoding G-type lectin S-receptor-like serine/threonine-protein kinase At4g03230 isoform X1 — MVSQRRNINYILSAANCLLSSTFFLLIILLLCSCPKRTQGLEADKCVDCYARDTLKRGEWITLKHEETLVSSGERFELGFFNATGSASPERYVGIWYKWDKQTVVWVANRDSPVLNDSPGVSFGIAEDGKLKVWDFNTRKVYWTAGVENYRSTNRNLKLMNSGNLVLRDEQYATTLWESFQYPTDTFLPDMKMDEELTLTSWRGDGDPGSGNFTFKQDQEGEDRYVISKKTGDYWRSWMSGKFLSSDEMPNFPNAVAKLLSNDSNCVTRPGYTRCSSVFSNTRLVMNYNGELQYLNWDVDKQNWSLIWREPEDECSIYNGCGKFGSCNINNRLVCKCLPGFQPTFQANWDSRDFLGKQMCTRNSTSSDKGDMFLSLTMMKVGSPDFDFKVKNETECRKDYCLDNSECQAYAYDTTGTDICWIWTSDLSNLQEEYTNGGHNLFVRVPKSVIESTVRNCEPCGTNLIPYPLSTSPNCGDPMYFSFYCNTSSGQVSFKAPSGTYRVATINPSTQKIVIQVKQVENPNARNSGGNLHLNQSLPFNATMNFTFSSNFRSEDEAEVEISWAPPQEPSCTSSRDCKDWPNSTCNITSDGKRCLCNLNFRWNGSTLNCTGEGNPPGLLEEPSKRKKRLALSILVPLISVFALMCTITCVYVWRRKMAKEEEIRRSTDRTNRALRALDNEKHVKDLIDTGQFREEDEKDIDVPYFDLDSILVATDNFSDANKLGEGGYGPVYKGTFPGGQEIAVKRLSNVSGQGLQEFKNEVVLIGKLQHRNLVRLQGYCVKGYEKILLYEYMPNKSLDSFIFDQKSRMSLDWEMRFKIIFGIARGLVYLHHDSRLRIIHRDLKTSNILLDEEMDPKISDFGLARMIEGKEIGANTTRLAGTYGYMSPEYALNGLFSVKSDVFSFGVVLLEIISGKKNYLSKLDMSLIGYAWMLWVENKVLDLMDQTLREVCNADQFVKCVNIGLLCVQEDPNDRPTISTVVTMLDSETVTVPKPKGPVFVQRKGLSSTASSSTRPDTYTASTSSLEGTW; from the exons ATGGTAAGCCAAAGAAGAAACATCAACTACATATTGTCTGCAGCTAATTGCTTGCTGTCTTCCACTTTCTTCTTGTTGATCATACTCTTGTTGTGTTCATGTCCAAAGAGAACACAAGGTTTGGAAGCCGACAAGTGTGTGGATTGCTATGCTAGAGATACTTTAAAGCGTGGCGAGTGGATTACTTTAAAGCATGAAGAAACGCTTGTCTCCAGTGGAGAAAGGTTTGAACTGGGATTCTTTAACGCTACGGGAAGCGCTAGCCCCGAAAGGTATGTCGGGATATGGTACAAATGGGATAAACAAACAGTTGTATGGGTTGCCAACAGAGACAGCCCAGTACTTAACGATTCCCCAGGAGTTTCTTTTGGAATTGCAGAAGATGGCAAGCTTAAGGTATGGGATTTCAATACTAGAAAAGTTTATTGGACAGCAGGTGTTGAGAATTATCGGTCTACAAATCGAAATTTGAAGCTCATGAATTCTGGAAACCTGGTCTTAAGGGATGAACAGTATGCGACGACTCTGTGGGAGAGCTTCCAATATCCAACTGACACATTTCTTCCAGATATGAAGATGGATGAAGAGTTGACGTTGACTTCATGGAGAGGTGATGGTGACCCGGGAAGTGGGAACTTCACGTTTAAGCAAGATCAAGAAGGAGAGGACCGCTACGTTATCTCAAAAAAGACAGGCGATTATTGGAGAAGTTGGATGTCAGGCAAGTTCTTGAGCTCAGATGAAATGCCCAATTTCCCGAATGCCGTAGCCAAGTTATTATCAAATGACAGCAACTGCGTGACGCGTCCCGGGTATACCAGATGTTCGTCGGTTTTTAGTAACACAAGGTTAGTGATGAATTATAACGGGGAATTACAGTATCTAAACTGGGATGTGGACAAGCAAAATTGGTCTTTGATATGGAGGGAGCCGGAAGACGAATGTAGCATTTACAATGGTTGTGGGAAATTCGGCAGCTGCAATATTAACAATAGGTTGGTATGCAAATGTTTGCCCGGATTCCAGCCTACTTTCCAGGCGAATTGGGATTCTAGAGATTTTTTGGGTAAGCAAATGTGCACCCGAAATTCGACATCATCTGACAAGGGCGACATGTTCTTGAGCTTAACGATGATGAAAGTGGGCAGCCCAGACTTTGATTTCAAAGTAAAGAATGAAACAGAATGCAGAAAAGACTACTGCCTTGACAACAGCGAGTGCCAAGCTTATGCATATGATACTACTGGGACCGACATCTGCTGGATTTGGACGTCGGATCTAAGTAATCTTCAAGAGGAGTACACAAACGGTGGTCATAACCTCTTTGTTCGCGTGCCCAAATCTGTTATAG AATCTACGGTTAGGAATTGTGAGCCTTGTGGCACAAACCTGATCCCCTATCCGCTGAGCACTAGTCCAAATTGCGGCGACCCCATGTACTTTAGTTTCTACTGCAACACCTCCTCAGGCCAGGTTAGCTTCAAGGCACCAAGTGGCACTTATCGTGTTGCTACTATCAATCCAAGTACACAAAAAATTGTCATCCAAGTCAAACAAGTAGAAAATCCTAATGCTAGAAATTCAGGAGGAAATCTGCATCTCAATCAGTCATTGCCATTTAATGCGACCATGAACTTCACTTTTTCTAGCAACTTTCGTTCTGAAGATGAAGCTGAAGTAGAGATTAGTTGGGCGCCCCCGCAGGAACCAAGCTGTACTTCATCTAGAGACTGCAAGGACTGGCCAAATTCAACTTGCAATATAACAAGTGATGGAAAGAGGTGCCTTTGCAACCTAAACTTCCGATGGAATGGCTCCACTTTAAATTGCACTGGAG AAGGTAATCCTCCTGGGTTGTTAGAAGAGccttcaaaaagaaagaagcggTTGGCTCTTAGCATTTTGGTACCTCTTATAAGCGTGTTTGCTCTCATGTGTACCATTACTTGTGTATATGTATGGAGAAGAAAGATGGCCAAGGAAGAAG AAATTAGAAGAAGTACTGATAGAACAAATCGAGCACTTCGTGCATTAGACAATGAAAAACACGTCAAAGACTTGATAGACACTGGTCAATTcagagaagaagatgaaaaagacATAGATGTACCTTATTTTGATTTGGATAGCATTCTAGTAGCTACAGATAACTTCTCAGATGCAAACAAGCTCGGAGAGGGAGGCTATGGGCCTGTTTACAAG GGAACATTTCCAGGAGGTCAAGAAATTGCGGTAAAAAGGCTCTCAAATGTCTCAGGACAAGGCTtacaagaatttaaaaatgaggtggtGTTGATTGGAAAACTTCAACATAGAAATCTTGTCAGACTTCAGGGATATTGCGTAAAAGGATATGAAAAGATTTTACTCTATGAGTACATGCCCAACAAAAGCTTAGACTCATTTATATTTG ATCAAAAGTCACGCATGTCTTTGGACTGGGAGATGCGCTTCAAAATCATTTTCGGAATAGCTCGTGGGCTTGTTTATCTTCATCATGACTCCAGATTGAGGATCATCCATAGAGATTTGAAAACTAGCAACATTCTTTTAGATGAGGAGATGGATCCCAAAATATCTGACTTTGGCTTGGCAAGGATGATTGAAGGCAAAGAAATCGGGGCAAATACAACCAGACTAGCTGGAACTTA TGGCTATATGTCTCCGGAGTATGCATTAAATGGACTTTTCTCAGTCAAATCTGATGTTTTTAGCTTTGGTGTAGTTCTACTTGAGATTATAAGTGGAAAAAAGAATTATCTGTCGAAACTAGACATGAGCCTTATAGGTTAT GCATGGATGTTGTGGGTAGAAAACAAGGTGTTGGATTTAATGGACCAGACTCTACGTGAAGTTTGCAATGCAGATCAATTCGTGAAGTGCGTAAATATTGGACTCTTATGCGTACAAGAAGACCCAAATGACCGCCCCACCATTTCAACTGTTGTTACTATGCTTGACAGTGAAACTGTAACAGTTCCAAAACCGAAAGGGCCAGTTTTTGTTCAAAGAAAAGGCCTTTCCAGCACAGCTAGTTCTTCTACTAGACCGGACACATATACGGCATCAACTAGCAGTTTAGAAGGAACATGGTAA
- the LOC133860744 gene encoding G-type lectin S-receptor-like serine/threonine-protein kinase At4g03230 isoform X2: protein MVSQRRNINYILSAANCLLSSTFFLLIILLLCSCPKRTQGLEADKCVDCYARDTLKRGEWITLKHEETLVSSGERFELGFFNATGSASPERYVGIWYKWDKQTVVWVANRDSPVLNDSPGVSFGIAEDGKLKVWDFNTRKVYWTAGVENYRSTNRNLKLMNSGNLVLRDEQYATTLWESFQYPTDTFLPDMKMDEELTLTSWRGDGDPGSGNFTFKQDQEGEDRYVISKKTGDYWRSWMSGKFLSSDEMPNFPNAVAKLLSNDSNCVTRPGYTRCSSVFSNTRLVMNYNGELQYLNWDVDKQNWSLIWREPEDECSIYNGCGKFGSCNINNRLVCKCLPGFQPTFQANWDSRDFLGKQMCTRNSTSSDKGDMFLSLTMMKVGSPDFDFKVKNETECRKDYCLDNSECQAYAYDTTGTDICWIWTSDLSNLQEEYTNGGHNLFVRVPKSVIESTVRNCEPCGTNLIPYPLSTSPNCGDPMYFSFYCNTSSGQVSFKAPSGTYRVATINPSTQKIVIQVKQVENPNARNSGGNLHLNQSLPFNATMNFTFSSNFRSEDEAEVEISWAPPQEPSCTSSRDCKDWPNSTCNITSDGKRCLCNLNFRWNGSTLNCTGEGNPPGLLEEPSKRKKRLALSILVPLISVFALMCTITCVYVWRRKMAKEEDQKSRMSLDWEMRFKIIFGIARGLVYLHHDSRLRIIHRDLKTSNILLDEEMDPKISDFGLARMIEGKEIGANTTRLAGTYGYMSPEYALNGLFSVKSDVFSFGVVLLEIISGKKNYLSKLDMSLIGYAWMLWVENKVLDLMDQTLREVCNADQFVKCVNIGLLCVQEDPNDRPTISTVVTMLDSETVTVPKPKGPVFVQRKGLSSTASSSTRPDTYTASTSSLEGTW, encoded by the exons ATGGTAAGCCAAAGAAGAAACATCAACTACATATTGTCTGCAGCTAATTGCTTGCTGTCTTCCACTTTCTTCTTGTTGATCATACTCTTGTTGTGTTCATGTCCAAAGAGAACACAAGGTTTGGAAGCCGACAAGTGTGTGGATTGCTATGCTAGAGATACTTTAAAGCGTGGCGAGTGGATTACTTTAAAGCATGAAGAAACGCTTGTCTCCAGTGGAGAAAGGTTTGAACTGGGATTCTTTAACGCTACGGGAAGCGCTAGCCCCGAAAGGTATGTCGGGATATGGTACAAATGGGATAAACAAACAGTTGTATGGGTTGCCAACAGAGACAGCCCAGTACTTAACGATTCCCCAGGAGTTTCTTTTGGAATTGCAGAAGATGGCAAGCTTAAGGTATGGGATTTCAATACTAGAAAAGTTTATTGGACAGCAGGTGTTGAGAATTATCGGTCTACAAATCGAAATTTGAAGCTCATGAATTCTGGAAACCTGGTCTTAAGGGATGAACAGTATGCGACGACTCTGTGGGAGAGCTTCCAATATCCAACTGACACATTTCTTCCAGATATGAAGATGGATGAAGAGTTGACGTTGACTTCATGGAGAGGTGATGGTGACCCGGGAAGTGGGAACTTCACGTTTAAGCAAGATCAAGAAGGAGAGGACCGCTACGTTATCTCAAAAAAGACAGGCGATTATTGGAGAAGTTGGATGTCAGGCAAGTTCTTGAGCTCAGATGAAATGCCCAATTTCCCGAATGCCGTAGCCAAGTTATTATCAAATGACAGCAACTGCGTGACGCGTCCCGGGTATACCAGATGTTCGTCGGTTTTTAGTAACACAAGGTTAGTGATGAATTATAACGGGGAATTACAGTATCTAAACTGGGATGTGGACAAGCAAAATTGGTCTTTGATATGGAGGGAGCCGGAAGACGAATGTAGCATTTACAATGGTTGTGGGAAATTCGGCAGCTGCAATATTAACAATAGGTTGGTATGCAAATGTTTGCCCGGATTCCAGCCTACTTTCCAGGCGAATTGGGATTCTAGAGATTTTTTGGGTAAGCAAATGTGCACCCGAAATTCGACATCATCTGACAAGGGCGACATGTTCTTGAGCTTAACGATGATGAAAGTGGGCAGCCCAGACTTTGATTTCAAAGTAAAGAATGAAACAGAATGCAGAAAAGACTACTGCCTTGACAACAGCGAGTGCCAAGCTTATGCATATGATACTACTGGGACCGACATCTGCTGGATTTGGACGTCGGATCTAAGTAATCTTCAAGAGGAGTACACAAACGGTGGTCATAACCTCTTTGTTCGCGTGCCCAAATCTGTTATAG AATCTACGGTTAGGAATTGTGAGCCTTGTGGCACAAACCTGATCCCCTATCCGCTGAGCACTAGTCCAAATTGCGGCGACCCCATGTACTTTAGTTTCTACTGCAACACCTCCTCAGGCCAGGTTAGCTTCAAGGCACCAAGTGGCACTTATCGTGTTGCTACTATCAATCCAAGTACACAAAAAATTGTCATCCAAGTCAAACAAGTAGAAAATCCTAATGCTAGAAATTCAGGAGGAAATCTGCATCTCAATCAGTCATTGCCATTTAATGCGACCATGAACTTCACTTTTTCTAGCAACTTTCGTTCTGAAGATGAAGCTGAAGTAGAGATTAGTTGGGCGCCCCCGCAGGAACCAAGCTGTACTTCATCTAGAGACTGCAAGGACTGGCCAAATTCAACTTGCAATATAACAAGTGATGGAAAGAGGTGCCTTTGCAACCTAAACTTCCGATGGAATGGCTCCACTTTAAATTGCACTGGAG AAGGTAATCCTCCTGGGTTGTTAGAAGAGccttcaaaaagaaagaagcggTTGGCTCTTAGCATTTTGGTACCTCTTATAAGCGTGTTTGCTCTCATGTGTACCATTACTTGTGTATATGTATGGAGAAGAAAGATGGCCAAGGAAGAAG ATCAAAAGTCACGCATGTCTTTGGACTGGGAGATGCGCTTCAAAATCATTTTCGGAATAGCTCGTGGGCTTGTTTATCTTCATCATGACTCCAGATTGAGGATCATCCATAGAGATTTGAAAACTAGCAACATTCTTTTAGATGAGGAGATGGATCCCAAAATATCTGACTTTGGCTTGGCAAGGATGATTGAAGGCAAAGAAATCGGGGCAAATACAACCAGACTAGCTGGAACTTA TGGCTATATGTCTCCGGAGTATGCATTAAATGGACTTTTCTCAGTCAAATCTGATGTTTTTAGCTTTGGTGTAGTTCTACTTGAGATTATAAGTGGAAAAAAGAATTATCTGTCGAAACTAGACATGAGCCTTATAGGTTAT GCATGGATGTTGTGGGTAGAAAACAAGGTGTTGGATTTAATGGACCAGACTCTACGTGAAGTTTGCAATGCAGATCAATTCGTGAAGTGCGTAAATATTGGACTCTTATGCGTACAAGAAGACCCAAATGACCGCCCCACCATTTCAACTGTTGTTACTATGCTTGACAGTGAAACTGTAACAGTTCCAAAACCGAAAGGGCCAGTTTTTGTTCAAAGAAAAGGCCTTTCCAGCACAGCTAGTTCTTCTACTAGACCGGACACATATACGGCATCAACTAGCAGTTTAGAAGGAACATGGTAA